A stretch of the Clostridiales bacterium genome encodes the following:
- a CDS encoding DUF1292 domain-containing protein, with protein MSNIPEDENEDRIVEFIDENGESTLFEHLATLEYNGESYLAVCDPESKDEELEVFILKIDTDEDGQDVYTVPDDEVSDAVFQQLLEMSEDLGEE; from the coding sequence ATGAGTAACATCCCTGAAGATGAAAATGAAGACCGGATTGTTGAATTTATCGATGAAAACGGTGAATCCACACTTTTTGAACACCTGGCCACACTTGAATACAACGGGGAAAGTTATCTTGCTGTCTGCGATCCCGAATCCAAAGATGAGGAACTGGAGGTTTTTATCCTGAAGATTGATACGGATGAAGACGGACAGGATGTATACACTGTTCCCGATGATGAAGTGTCTGATGCGGTTTTTCAGCAGCTGCTTGAAATGTCGGAAGATCTTGGAGAGGAATAA
- the ruvX gene encoding Holliday junction resolvase RuvX, with the protein MNERIVALDIGDVRIGIAVSDPTRTIASPVEVLTRVGWGPDTRKIKAICDSYETTCILSGLPLNMDGSEGFQAAKVRDFCTQLEKAGLTVVFQDERLSTVSAEEALLEGNLSRSERKKNVDKVAAAVFLQQWLDAQ; encoded by the coding sequence ATGAACGAACGAATCGTTGCCCTGGATATCGGGGATGTCAGAATCGGTATTGCCGTTTCAGATCCGACACGGACAATTGCCTCCCCGGTTGAAGTGCTTACACGGGTCGGTTGGGGCCCGGACACCCGGAAGATCAAAGCAATCTGTGACAGTTATGAAACAACCTGCATCCTTTCCGGGCTTCCGCTGAACATGGATGGTTCGGAGGGGTTTCAGGCTGCAAAAGTACGGGATTTCTGCACTCAGCTTGAGAAAGCCGGCCTGACCGTTGTATTTCAGGATGAACGCCTGTCCACGGTATCGGCTGAAGAAGCTTTGCTGGAAGGAAATCTTTCCCGTTCTGAGCGGAAAAAGAATGTGGATAAAGTGGCTGCTGCGGTTTTTCTCCAGCAATGGCTGGATGCGCAATAA